In a genomic window of Sarcophilus harrisii chromosome 4, mSarHar1.11, whole genome shotgun sequence:
- the DHX16 gene encoding pre-mRNA-splicing factor ATP-dependent RNA helicase DHX16 isoform X3 yields the protein MATSAGLERWVQDELHTLLGLSERHVAQFLIGTAKRCVTADEFVERLRDTGTLDFSGPARDFALRLWAKVPRKAVVERPARVAEREALALLEKNRSYQLLQESEESDEEIQGPVRSGSLKKNKKRKHLRKKTQEEDDEEQDSEEDKKKARVNETNKKQKPESEDEWERTERERLQDLEERDAFAERVRKRDKERTRNILERSDKKAYEEAQKRLKMAEEDQKAMIPELRKKSRREYLAKREREKLEDLEAELADEEFLFGDVELSHTERQELKYKKKVRDLAREYRAAGEQEKLEATTRYHMPEETRGQPTRRAELVEEESGAPGEEQRRWEEARLGAASLRFGAKDAAPSESKYQLVLEEEETIEFVRATRLQGDEEPSAPPSSGDQQKESIQAVRRSLPVFPFRNDLLVAIANHQVLIIEGETGSGKTTQIPQYLFEEGYTQKGMKIACTQPRRVAAMSVAARVAREMGVKLGNEVGYSIRFEDCTSERTVLRYMTDGMLLREFLSEPDLGSYSVVMVDEAHERTLHTDILFGLIKDVARFRPELKVLVASATLDTARFSAFFDDAPVFRIPGRRFPVDIFYTKAPEADYLEACVVSVLQIHVTQPPGDILVFLTGQEEIEAACEMLQDRCRRLGSKIRELLVLPIYANLPSDMQARIFQPTPPGARKVVVATNIAETSLTIEGIIYVLDPGFCKQKSYNPRTGMESLTVTPCSKASANQRAGRAGRVAAGKCFRLYTAWAYQHELEESTVPEIQRTSLGNVVLLLKSLGIHDLMHFDFLDPPPYETLLLALEQLYALGALNHLGELTTPGRKMAELPVDPMLSKMILASEKYGCSEEILTVAAMLSVNNSIFYRPKDKVVHADNARVNFFLPGGDHLVLLNVYTQWVESGYSSQWCYENFVQLRSLRRARDVREQLEGLLDRVEVGLTSCQGDYIRVRKAITAGYFYHTARLTRSGYRTVKQQQTVFIHPNSSLFEEQPRWLLYHELVLTTKEFMRQVKPSDPFPIDWCPSSRHMGKGHHPSWFFCILRKGKYLWDLFRNLERRLFWVNSHLLPSQEQFP from the exons ATGGCGACCTCGGCCGGATTGGAGCGCTGGGTGCAGGACGAGCTGCACACCCTGCTGGGCTTGAGCGAGCGGCATGTCGCGCAGTTCCTCATCGGCACCGCGAAGCGCTGCGTCACGGCCGATGAATTCGTGGAGCGATTGCGGGACACGGGGACCTTGGACTTCAGCGGGCCGGCTCGAGACTTTGCTCTGAGGCTCTGGGCCAAG GTTCCACGGAAAGCAGTTGTGGAAAGACCAGCCCGAGTAGCAGAGCGTGAGGCTTTGGCTTTGCTAGAGAAGAACCGTTCATACCAGCTTCTGCAGGAAAGTGAAGAGAGTGATGAAGAGATCCAGGGTCCAGTGAGAAGTGGATccttaaaaaagaacaagaaacgGAAACATCTTAGAAAGAAAACCCAGGAAGAGGACGACGAAGAGCAAGACTCTGAGGAGGACAAGAAAAAGGCAAG AGTAAATGAGACCAACAAGAAGCAGAAACCAGAGTCAGAAGATGAGTGGGAACGAACTGAGAGAGAACGACTTCAGGACCTGGAGGAACGTGATGCTTTTGCTGAACGTGTACGAAAGAGGGACAAGGAGCGAACACGAAATATTTTGGAACGGTCAGACAAGAAG GCATATGAGGAGGCTCAAAAGCGCCTTAAGATGGCTGAAGAAGACCAGAAAGCAATG ATACCTGAACTCCGAAAGAAATCTAGGAGAGAGTATCTTGCAAAGCGGGAACGTGAGAAACTGGAGGATCTGGAGGCAGAGCTGGCAGATGAGGAATTTCTTTTTGGAGATGTGGAGCTGAGCCATACTGAAAGACAGGAACTCAAATATAAGAAGAAAGTACGGGATCTGGCCCGAGAGTACAGGGCAGCTGGAGAGCAAGAGAAGCTAGAGGCAACAACTCGATACCATATGCCAGAAGAAACTCGTGGACaa CCAACTCGTAGAGCAGAACTGGTGGAAGAAGAGTCAGGAGCTCCAGGCGAGGAGCAGAGGCGTTGGGAGGAGGCTCGTTTAGGGGCAGCTTCCCTCCGATTTGGAGCAAAAGATGCTGCCCCCTCTGAGTCCAAGTATCAGCTGGTGCTAGAAGAAGAGGAGACCATTGAATTTGTCAGAGCCACTCGGCTTCAGGGTGATGAG GAACCATCAGCTCCACCCTCTTCTGGGGACCAACAGAAGGAATCAATCCAAGCTGTTCGACGTAGTCTTCCTGTTTTCCCATTCCGAAATGACCTTCTTGTTGCCATTGCCAACCATCAGGTCCTTATCATTGAGGGTGAAACAGGGTCAGGGAAGACTACACAGATTCCCCAATACCTCTTTGAGGAG GGTTACACACAAAAAGGAATGAAGATTGCCTGCACCCAGCCTAGGAGAGTGGCAGCCATGAGTGTGGCAGCTAGAGTGGCCCGGGAGATGGGGGTGAAGCTGGGAAATGAG GTTGGCTATAGTATTCGTTTTGAGGACTGCACCTCAGAACGGACTGTTCTTAGATACATGACAGATGGGATGCTTCTGCGAGAGTTCCTTTCTGAGCCTGACCTTGGAAGTTACAG TGTGGTAATGGTGGATGAAGCTCATGAACGGACTCTGCATACAGACATACTGTTTGGGTTGATCAAGGATGTTGCTCGATTCCGCCCCGAACTCAAGGTTCTGGTGGCTTCTGCCACACTGGATACTGCTCGATTCTCAGCTTTCTTCGATGATGCTCCTGTTTTCCGGATCCCTGGCCGCAGATTTCCTGTTGACATCTTCTATACCAAG GCTCCAGAGGCAGATTACTTAGAAGCCTGTGTAGTATCTGTGCTGCAGATCCATGTCACTCAGCCCCCTGGGGACATTCTGGTATTTCTGACTGGACAG GAAGAGATTGAAGCAGCTTGTGAGATGCTACAGGATCGCTGCCGGCGCTTAGGCTCCAAGATCCGGGAGTTATTGGTGCTGCCCATTTATGCAAACCTGCCTTCTGACATGCAAGCTCGAATCTTCCAACCAACACCCCCTGGAGCACGAAAG GTGGTGGTGGCAACAAACATAGCAGAGACATCTCTGACCATTGAGGGAATTATTTATGTCCTGGACCCTGGTTTTTGCAAACAGAAGAGCTACAACCCCAGAACTGGCATGGAATCCCTCACTGTCACACCCTGTAGCAAG GCCTCCGCTAATCAGCGAGCTGGACGTGCAGGTCGAGTGGCTGCAGGGAAGTGCTTCCGCCTCTACACAGCCTGGGCCTATCAGCATGAGCTAGAGGAGTCCACAGTGCCAGAGATCCAGAGGACCAGTTTAGGCAATGTTGTCCTATTGCTTAAGAGTCTGG GAATCCATGATTTAATGCACTTTGACTTTCTGGATCCCCCACCCTATGAGACCCTACTGCTGGCTCTTGAACAGTTGTATGCTCTTGGAGCGCTCAACCACCTAGGAGAGCTCACCACG cCTGGCCGAAAGATGGCAGAACTTCCTGTGGACCCTATGTTATCTAAAATGATTCTAGCATCTGAGAA GTATGGCTGTTCAGAGGAGATTCTTACAGTGGCTGCCATGCTATCTGTCAATAACTCCATCTTTTACCGTCCCAAGGACAAAGTTGTTCATGCTGATAATGCCCGTGTTAACTTTTTCCTGCCTGGTGGGGATCATTTGGTGCTACTAAATGTTTATACACAG TGGGTTGAGAGTGGTTATTCTTCTCAGTGGTGCTACGAGAACTTTGTACAGTTGCGTTCATTGCGTCGAGCCCGAGATGTACGAGAGCAGTTAGAGGGGCTTCTGGACCGTGTAGAAGTTGGGCTCACCTCCTGCCAGGGGGACTATATTCGTGTCCGTAAG GCCATCACTGCTGGCTACTTCTACCACACAGCACGCCTGACTCGAAGTGGGTATCGCACAGTGAAGCAGCAACAAACTGTCTTCATTCACCCCAACTCCTCTCTTTTTGAGGAGCAACCACGTTGGCTACTCTATCATGAACTTGTTTTGACAACCAAGGAATTTATGAGACAGGTAAAACCATCAGATCCCTTTCCCATTGATTGGTGTCCCTCAAGTAGGCATATGGGAAAAGGCCATCATCCCAGttggtttttttgtattttaagaaaagGCAAATACCTATGGGACCTGTTCAGAAATTTAGAAAGGAGACTCTTCTGGGTTAACTCCCATCTATTGCCTTCTCAAGAGCAATTCCCTTAA
- the DHX16 gene encoding pre-mRNA-splicing factor ATP-dependent RNA helicase DHX16 isoform X2, with amino-acid sequence MATSAGLERWVQDELHTLLGLSERHVAQFLIGTAKRCVTADEFVERLRDTGTLDFSGPARDFALRLWAKVPRKAVVERPARVAEREALALLEKNRSYQLLQESEESDEEIQGPVRSGSLKKNKKRKHLRKKTQEEDDEEQDSEEDKKKARVNETNKKQKPESEDEWERTERERLQDLEERDAFAERVRKRDKERTRNILERSDKKAYEEAQKRLKMAEEDQKAMIPELRKKSRREYLAKREREKLEDLEAELADEEFLFGDVELSHTERQELKYKKKVRDLAREYRAAGEQEKLEATTRYHMPEETRGQPTRRAELVEEESGAPGEEQRRWEEARLGAASLRFGAKDAAPSESKYQLVLEEEETIEFVRATRLQGDEEPSAPPSSGDQQKESIQAVRRSLPVFPFRNDLLVAIANHQVLIIEGETGSGKTTQIPQYLFEEGYTQKGMKIACTQPRRVAAMSVAARVAREMGVKLGNEVGYSIRFEDCTSERTVLRYMTDGMLLREFLSEPDLGSYSVVMVDEAHERTLHTDILFGLIKDVARFRPELKVLVASATLDTARFSAFFDDAPVFRIPGRRFPVDIFYTKAPEADYLEACVVSVLQIHVTQPPGDILVFLTGQEEIEAACEMLQDRCRRLGSKIRELLVLPIYANLPSDMQARIFQPTPPGARKVVVATNIAETSLTIEGIIYVLDPGFCKQKSYNPRTGMESLTVTPCSKASANQRAGRAGRVAAGKCFRLYTAWAYQHELEESTVPEIQRTSLGNVVLLLKSLGEPDGGVSEGVGEKGRAEVKARILGHNLNSPLCSSGIHDLMHFDFLDPPPYETLLLALEQLYALGALNHLGELTTPGRKMAELPVDPMLSKMILASEKYGCSEEILTVAAMLSVNNSIFYRPKDKVVHADNARVNFFLPGGDHLVLLNVYTQWVESGYSSQWCYENFVQLRSLRRARDVREQLEGLLDRVEVGLTSCQGDYIRVRKAITAGYFYHTARLTRSGYRTVKQQQTVFIHPNSSLFEEQPRWLLYHELVLTTKEFMRQVLEIESSWLLEVAPHYYKARELEDPNAKKMPKKVGKTREELG; translated from the exons ATGGCGACCTCGGCCGGATTGGAGCGCTGGGTGCAGGACGAGCTGCACACCCTGCTGGGCTTGAGCGAGCGGCATGTCGCGCAGTTCCTCATCGGCACCGCGAAGCGCTGCGTCACGGCCGATGAATTCGTGGAGCGATTGCGGGACACGGGGACCTTGGACTTCAGCGGGCCGGCTCGAGACTTTGCTCTGAGGCTCTGGGCCAAG GTTCCACGGAAAGCAGTTGTGGAAAGACCAGCCCGAGTAGCAGAGCGTGAGGCTTTGGCTTTGCTAGAGAAGAACCGTTCATACCAGCTTCTGCAGGAAAGTGAAGAGAGTGATGAAGAGATCCAGGGTCCAGTGAGAAGTGGATccttaaaaaagaacaagaaacgGAAACATCTTAGAAAGAAAACCCAGGAAGAGGACGACGAAGAGCAAGACTCTGAGGAGGACAAGAAAAAGGCAAG AGTAAATGAGACCAACAAGAAGCAGAAACCAGAGTCAGAAGATGAGTGGGAACGAACTGAGAGAGAACGACTTCAGGACCTGGAGGAACGTGATGCTTTTGCTGAACGTGTACGAAAGAGGGACAAGGAGCGAACACGAAATATTTTGGAACGGTCAGACAAGAAG GCATATGAGGAGGCTCAAAAGCGCCTTAAGATGGCTGAAGAAGACCAGAAAGCAATG ATACCTGAACTCCGAAAGAAATCTAGGAGAGAGTATCTTGCAAAGCGGGAACGTGAGAAACTGGAGGATCTGGAGGCAGAGCTGGCAGATGAGGAATTTCTTTTTGGAGATGTGGAGCTGAGCCATACTGAAAGACAGGAACTCAAATATAAGAAGAAAGTACGGGATCTGGCCCGAGAGTACAGGGCAGCTGGAGAGCAAGAGAAGCTAGAGGCAACAACTCGATACCATATGCCAGAAGAAACTCGTGGACaa CCAACTCGTAGAGCAGAACTGGTGGAAGAAGAGTCAGGAGCTCCAGGCGAGGAGCAGAGGCGTTGGGAGGAGGCTCGTTTAGGGGCAGCTTCCCTCCGATTTGGAGCAAAAGATGCTGCCCCCTCTGAGTCCAAGTATCAGCTGGTGCTAGAAGAAGAGGAGACCATTGAATTTGTCAGAGCCACTCGGCTTCAGGGTGATGAG GAACCATCAGCTCCACCCTCTTCTGGGGACCAACAGAAGGAATCAATCCAAGCTGTTCGACGTAGTCTTCCTGTTTTCCCATTCCGAAATGACCTTCTTGTTGCCATTGCCAACCATCAGGTCCTTATCATTGAGGGTGAAACAGGGTCAGGGAAGACTACACAGATTCCCCAATACCTCTTTGAGGAG GGTTACACACAAAAAGGAATGAAGATTGCCTGCACCCAGCCTAGGAGAGTGGCAGCCATGAGTGTGGCAGCTAGAGTGGCCCGGGAGATGGGGGTGAAGCTGGGAAATGAG GTTGGCTATAGTATTCGTTTTGAGGACTGCACCTCAGAACGGACTGTTCTTAGATACATGACAGATGGGATGCTTCTGCGAGAGTTCCTTTCTGAGCCTGACCTTGGAAGTTACAG TGTGGTAATGGTGGATGAAGCTCATGAACGGACTCTGCATACAGACATACTGTTTGGGTTGATCAAGGATGTTGCTCGATTCCGCCCCGAACTCAAGGTTCTGGTGGCTTCTGCCACACTGGATACTGCTCGATTCTCAGCTTTCTTCGATGATGCTCCTGTTTTCCGGATCCCTGGCCGCAGATTTCCTGTTGACATCTTCTATACCAAG GCTCCAGAGGCAGATTACTTAGAAGCCTGTGTAGTATCTGTGCTGCAGATCCATGTCACTCAGCCCCCTGGGGACATTCTGGTATTTCTGACTGGACAG GAAGAGATTGAAGCAGCTTGTGAGATGCTACAGGATCGCTGCCGGCGCTTAGGCTCCAAGATCCGGGAGTTATTGGTGCTGCCCATTTATGCAAACCTGCCTTCTGACATGCAAGCTCGAATCTTCCAACCAACACCCCCTGGAGCACGAAAG GTGGTGGTGGCAACAAACATAGCAGAGACATCTCTGACCATTGAGGGAATTATTTATGTCCTGGACCCTGGTTTTTGCAAACAGAAGAGCTACAACCCCAGAACTGGCATGGAATCCCTCACTGTCACACCCTGTAGCAAG GCCTCCGCTAATCAGCGAGCTGGACGTGCAGGTCGAGTGGCTGCAGGGAAGTGCTTCCGCCTCTACACAGCCTGGGCCTATCAGCATGAGCTAGAGGAGTCCACAGTGCCAGAGATCCAGAGGACCAGTTTAGGCAATGTTGTCCTATTGCTTAAGAGTCTGGGTGAGCCAGATGGTGGAGTCTCCGAAGGGGTGGGTGaaaaggggagagctgaagtTAAGGCCAGAATTCTGGGACACAATCTTAATTCTCCCCTTTGCTCTTCAGGAATCCATGATTTAATGCACTTTGACTTTCTGGATCCCCCACCCTATGAGACCCTACTGCTGGCTCTTGAACAGTTGTATGCTCTTGGAGCGCTCAACCACCTAGGAGAGCTCACCACG cCTGGCCGAAAGATGGCAGAACTTCCTGTGGACCCTATGTTATCTAAAATGATTCTAGCATCTGAGAA GTATGGCTGTTCAGAGGAGATTCTTACAGTGGCTGCCATGCTATCTGTCAATAACTCCATCTTTTACCGTCCCAAGGACAAAGTTGTTCATGCTGATAATGCCCGTGTTAACTTTTTCCTGCCTGGTGGGGATCATTTGGTGCTACTAAATGTTTATACACAG TGGGTTGAGAGTGGTTATTCTTCTCAGTGGTGCTACGAGAACTTTGTACAGTTGCGTTCATTGCGTCGAGCCCGAGATGTACGAGAGCAGTTAGAGGGGCTTCTGGACCGTGTAGAAGTTGGGCTCACCTCCTGCCAGGGGGACTATATTCGTGTCCGTAAG GCCATCACTGCTGGCTACTTCTACCACACAGCACGCCTGACTCGAAGTGGGTATCGCACAGTGAAGCAGCAACAAACTGTCTTCATTCACCCCAACTCCTCTCTTTTTGAGGAGCAACCACGTTGGCTACTCTATCATGAACTTGTTTTGACAACCAAGGAATTTATGAGACAG GTTTTAGAAATTGAGAGTAGTTGGCTCCTAGAGGTGGCTCCCCACTACTACAAGGCCCGGGAGCTAGAAGATCCTAATGCCAAAAAAATGCCCAAGAAAGTTGGCAAGACCCGGGAAGAATTGGGTTAA
- the DHX16 gene encoding pre-mRNA-splicing factor ATP-dependent RNA helicase DHX16 isoform X1, translating into MATSAGLERWVQDELHTLLGLSERHVAQFLIGTAKRCVTADEFVERLRDTGTLDFSGPARDFALRLWAKVPRKAVVERPARVAEREALALLEKNRSYQLLQESEESDEEIQGPVRSGSLKKNKKRKHLRKKTQEEDDEEQDSEEDKKKARVNETNKKQKPESEDEWERTERERLQDLEERDAFAERVRKRDKERTRNILERSDKKAYEEAQKRLKMAEEDQKAMIPELRKKSRREYLAKREREKLEDLEAELADEEFLFGDVELSHTERQELKYKKKVRDLAREYRAAGEQEKLEATTRYHMPEETRGQPTRRAELVEEESGAPGEEQRRWEEARLGAASLRFGAKDAAPSESKYQLVLEEEETIEFVRATRLQGDEEPSAPPSSGDQQKESIQAVRRSLPVFPFRNDLLVAIANHQVLIIEGETGSGKTTQIPQYLFEEGYTQKGMKIACTQPRRVAAMSVAARVAREMGVKLGNEVGYSIRFEDCTSERTVLRYMTDGMLLREFLSEPDLGSYSVVMVDEAHERTLHTDILFGLIKDVARFRPELKVLVASATLDTARFSAFFDDAPVFRIPGRRFPVDIFYTKAPEADYLEACVVSVLQIHVTQPPGDILVFLTGQEEIEAACEMLQDRCRRLGSKIRELLVLPIYANLPSDMQARIFQPTPPGARKVVVATNIAETSLTIEGIIYVLDPGFCKQKSYNPRTGMESLTVTPCSKASANQRAGRAGRVAAGKCFRLYTAWAYQHELEESTVPEIQRTSLGNVVLLLKSLGEPDGGVSEGVGEKGRAEVKARILGHNLNSPLCSSGIHDLMHFDFLDPPPYETLLLALEQLYALGALNHLGELTTPGRKMAELPVDPMLSKMILASEKYGCSEEILTVAAMLSVNNSIFYRPKDKVVHADNARVNFFLPGGDHLVLLNVYTQWVESGYSSQWCYENFVQLRSLRRARDVREQLEGLLDRVEVGLTSCQGDYIRVRKAITAGYFYHTARLTRSGYRTVKQQQTVFIHPNSSLFEEQPRWLLYHELVLTTKEFMRQVKPSDPFPIDWCPSSRHMGKGHHPSWFFCILRKGKYLWDLFRNLERRLFWVNSHLLPSQEQFP; encoded by the exons ATGGCGACCTCGGCCGGATTGGAGCGCTGGGTGCAGGACGAGCTGCACACCCTGCTGGGCTTGAGCGAGCGGCATGTCGCGCAGTTCCTCATCGGCACCGCGAAGCGCTGCGTCACGGCCGATGAATTCGTGGAGCGATTGCGGGACACGGGGACCTTGGACTTCAGCGGGCCGGCTCGAGACTTTGCTCTGAGGCTCTGGGCCAAG GTTCCACGGAAAGCAGTTGTGGAAAGACCAGCCCGAGTAGCAGAGCGTGAGGCTTTGGCTTTGCTAGAGAAGAACCGTTCATACCAGCTTCTGCAGGAAAGTGAAGAGAGTGATGAAGAGATCCAGGGTCCAGTGAGAAGTGGATccttaaaaaagaacaagaaacgGAAACATCTTAGAAAGAAAACCCAGGAAGAGGACGACGAAGAGCAAGACTCTGAGGAGGACAAGAAAAAGGCAAG AGTAAATGAGACCAACAAGAAGCAGAAACCAGAGTCAGAAGATGAGTGGGAACGAACTGAGAGAGAACGACTTCAGGACCTGGAGGAACGTGATGCTTTTGCTGAACGTGTACGAAAGAGGGACAAGGAGCGAACACGAAATATTTTGGAACGGTCAGACAAGAAG GCATATGAGGAGGCTCAAAAGCGCCTTAAGATGGCTGAAGAAGACCAGAAAGCAATG ATACCTGAACTCCGAAAGAAATCTAGGAGAGAGTATCTTGCAAAGCGGGAACGTGAGAAACTGGAGGATCTGGAGGCAGAGCTGGCAGATGAGGAATTTCTTTTTGGAGATGTGGAGCTGAGCCATACTGAAAGACAGGAACTCAAATATAAGAAGAAAGTACGGGATCTGGCCCGAGAGTACAGGGCAGCTGGAGAGCAAGAGAAGCTAGAGGCAACAACTCGATACCATATGCCAGAAGAAACTCGTGGACaa CCAACTCGTAGAGCAGAACTGGTGGAAGAAGAGTCAGGAGCTCCAGGCGAGGAGCAGAGGCGTTGGGAGGAGGCTCGTTTAGGGGCAGCTTCCCTCCGATTTGGAGCAAAAGATGCTGCCCCCTCTGAGTCCAAGTATCAGCTGGTGCTAGAAGAAGAGGAGACCATTGAATTTGTCAGAGCCACTCGGCTTCAGGGTGATGAG GAACCATCAGCTCCACCCTCTTCTGGGGACCAACAGAAGGAATCAATCCAAGCTGTTCGACGTAGTCTTCCTGTTTTCCCATTCCGAAATGACCTTCTTGTTGCCATTGCCAACCATCAGGTCCTTATCATTGAGGGTGAAACAGGGTCAGGGAAGACTACACAGATTCCCCAATACCTCTTTGAGGAG GGTTACACACAAAAAGGAATGAAGATTGCCTGCACCCAGCCTAGGAGAGTGGCAGCCATGAGTGTGGCAGCTAGAGTGGCCCGGGAGATGGGGGTGAAGCTGGGAAATGAG GTTGGCTATAGTATTCGTTTTGAGGACTGCACCTCAGAACGGACTGTTCTTAGATACATGACAGATGGGATGCTTCTGCGAGAGTTCCTTTCTGAGCCTGACCTTGGAAGTTACAG TGTGGTAATGGTGGATGAAGCTCATGAACGGACTCTGCATACAGACATACTGTTTGGGTTGATCAAGGATGTTGCTCGATTCCGCCCCGAACTCAAGGTTCTGGTGGCTTCTGCCACACTGGATACTGCTCGATTCTCAGCTTTCTTCGATGATGCTCCTGTTTTCCGGATCCCTGGCCGCAGATTTCCTGTTGACATCTTCTATACCAAG GCTCCAGAGGCAGATTACTTAGAAGCCTGTGTAGTATCTGTGCTGCAGATCCATGTCACTCAGCCCCCTGGGGACATTCTGGTATTTCTGACTGGACAG GAAGAGATTGAAGCAGCTTGTGAGATGCTACAGGATCGCTGCCGGCGCTTAGGCTCCAAGATCCGGGAGTTATTGGTGCTGCCCATTTATGCAAACCTGCCTTCTGACATGCAAGCTCGAATCTTCCAACCAACACCCCCTGGAGCACGAAAG GTGGTGGTGGCAACAAACATAGCAGAGACATCTCTGACCATTGAGGGAATTATTTATGTCCTGGACCCTGGTTTTTGCAAACAGAAGAGCTACAACCCCAGAACTGGCATGGAATCCCTCACTGTCACACCCTGTAGCAAG GCCTCCGCTAATCAGCGAGCTGGACGTGCAGGTCGAGTGGCTGCAGGGAAGTGCTTCCGCCTCTACACAGCCTGGGCCTATCAGCATGAGCTAGAGGAGTCCACAGTGCCAGAGATCCAGAGGACCAGTTTAGGCAATGTTGTCCTATTGCTTAAGAGTCTGGGTGAGCCAGATGGTGGAGTCTCCGAAGGGGTGGGTGaaaaggggagagctgaagtTAAGGCCAGAATTCTGGGACACAATCTTAATTCTCCCCTTTGCTCTTCAGGAATCCATGATTTAATGCACTTTGACTTTCTGGATCCCCCACCCTATGAGACCCTACTGCTGGCTCTTGAACAGTTGTATGCTCTTGGAGCGCTCAACCACCTAGGAGAGCTCACCACG cCTGGCCGAAAGATGGCAGAACTTCCTGTGGACCCTATGTTATCTAAAATGATTCTAGCATCTGAGAA GTATGGCTGTTCAGAGGAGATTCTTACAGTGGCTGCCATGCTATCTGTCAATAACTCCATCTTTTACCGTCCCAAGGACAAAGTTGTTCATGCTGATAATGCCCGTGTTAACTTTTTCCTGCCTGGTGGGGATCATTTGGTGCTACTAAATGTTTATACACAG TGGGTTGAGAGTGGTTATTCTTCTCAGTGGTGCTACGAGAACTTTGTACAGTTGCGTTCATTGCGTCGAGCCCGAGATGTACGAGAGCAGTTAGAGGGGCTTCTGGACCGTGTAGAAGTTGGGCTCACCTCCTGCCAGGGGGACTATATTCGTGTCCGTAAG GCCATCACTGCTGGCTACTTCTACCACACAGCACGCCTGACTCGAAGTGGGTATCGCACAGTGAAGCAGCAACAAACTGTCTTCATTCACCCCAACTCCTCTCTTTTTGAGGAGCAACCACGTTGGCTACTCTATCATGAACTTGTTTTGACAACCAAGGAATTTATGAGACAGGTAAAACCATCAGATCCCTTTCCCATTGATTGGTGTCCCTCAAGTAGGCATATGGGAAAAGGCCATCATCCCAGttggtttttttgtattttaagaaaagGCAAATACCTATGGGACCTGTTCAGAAATTTAGAAAGGAGACTCTTCTGGGTTAACTCCCATCTATTGCCTTCTCAAGAGCAATTCCCTTAA